A stretch of the Lolium perenne isolate Kyuss_39 chromosome 3, Kyuss_2.0, whole genome shotgun sequence genome encodes the following:
- the LOC139838693 gene encoding uncharacterized protein — protein sequence MLKEARMQSGAGWDEKTCMIVAEKALWDNLEISFPRIGKFKRNGFPMYDSLGDLYDGQIAEGNHNFTSSSKASQLDEELEDERVEEAGSEFDEDVQILDEDPTEKKDEGTGSSASRVNVGERMDKKATGVPKKIPPKELKKPIKSDEMVQVVDRYVKMKEKQAEDEKAESSIFSIAKCIAAVNKIQEFTRLERVKASKVFKSLENRETFLTWVAEDEESAIMWLRDELQELT from the exons ATGCTCAAGGAAGCTCGGATGCAAAGTGGCGCTGGTTGGGATGAGAAGACCTGCATGATAGTTGCTGAGAAGGCTTTGTGGGATAATCTAGAAATC TCCTTTCCAAGAATTGGGAAATTCAAGAGAAATGGCTTTCCTATGTATGATTCTCTTGGAGATCTATATGATG GCCAAATAGCTGAGGGGAATCACAATTTCACTTCAAGCTCTAAGGCATCTCAACTTGATGAAGAGTTAGAAGATGAGAGAGTGGAAGAAGCTGGGTCTGAATTTGATGAGGACGTACAAATTCTGGATGAAGACCCTACTGAAAAGAAAGACGAGGGCACGGGAAGTTCAGCCAGCCGAG TGAATGTTGGTGAAAGAATGGATAAGAAGGCAACTGGTGTACCAAAGAAAATTCCTCCAAAGGAATTAAAGAAGCCTATCAAGAGCGATGAAATGGTGCAGGTAgtagacaggtatgtgaagatgaAGGAAAAGCAAGCAGAGGATGAGAAGGCTGAGTCAAGCATTTTCTCCATTGCCAAGTGTATTGCTgctgtaaacaaaatccaagaattcACCCGTCTAGAAAGAGTTAAGGCTTCAAAAGTCTTCAAAAGTCTTGAAAATCGCGAGACCTTCCTCACTTGGGTCGCTGAAGACGAGGAGTCGGCTATCATGTGGCTCCGGGATGAGCTGCAAGAGTTGACTTGA